The Apium graveolens cultivar Ventura chromosome 6, ASM990537v1, whole genome shotgun sequence genome contains a region encoding:
- the LOC141666647 gene encoding kinesin-like protein KIN-UB isoform X4 produces MASSSNIYRNNNNNNNNNNYRNAIKIERAPASSSNLRASSSFKSKLTPSSSNVRRSTPAFIGGSSRHDDSVSGRVRVAVRLRPRNAEESVADADFADCVELQPEVKRLKLRKNNWDSDTYEFDEVLTEFASQKRVYEVVAKPVVESVLEGYNGTVMAYGQTGTGKTFTLGRLGDEDTSARGIMVRAMEDILENISPETDSVSVSYLQLYMESIHDLLNPVNDNISIVEDPKTGDVSLPGATLVEIGGQQSFMELLRIGEAHRIAANTKLNTESSRSHAILMVHVKKSVGGKEADFSCDNDSSSHFGSNYDPPMLRKGKLVVVDLAGSERIHKSGSEGHMLEEAKSINLSLSALGKCINALAENSAHVPVRDSKLTRLLRDSFGGTARTSLIVTIGPSPRHRAETSSTISFGQRAMKVENMLRIKEEFDYKSLSRRLEIQLDKLMADNERQQKAFDYEVDRIKSEAQDRISEVETNCAEALEREKRKCQMDYMESIKELEEKWMSNYQKIGKNGFTNGTTSREGNVGFDRAEIIELRNLLQNESSMRKAAEEEIANLKSQLHQFTNPGAGGNSCILELHKMLEEETHKRKRLEEEVLVLQSQLSQQTLEAGQSQVTHSQFRDGYDGEGALMTNLHEQVGLQKILSLLESEDPNICMHAVKVVANLAAEEDNQERIVKAGGLTSLLMLLRNFDDETICRVAAGAIANLAMNEANQEIIMAEGGISLLAMTAGDAEDPQTLRMVAGAIANLCGNDRLQMRLRSEGGIKALLGMVRCRHPDVLCQVARGIANFAKWSRRGRSLLIEDGALSWIVQNANSESSHIRRHTELALCHLAQHEVNAKDMISGGALWELVRISRDCSRDDIRSLARSTLTSSPTFYAEMRRLRIEV; encoded by the exons ATGGCTTCTAGTAGCAATATTTATAGaaacaataacaataacaataataataataattacaGAAATGCCATCAAGATCGAACGTGCACCGGCCTCTTCTTCCAATCTTAGAGCTTCTAGTTCTTTTAAATCTAAGCTCACTCCCTCTTCTTCAAATGTTCGTCGTAGTACTCCTGCTTTTATCGGTGGATCATCTCGACACGACGATTCCG TTTCTGGAAGAGTTCGAGTTGCTGTAAGATTAAGACCTCGAAATGCTGAAGAGTCGGTAGCTGATGCTGATTTTGCTGACTGCGTTGAACTGCAGCCGGAg GTAAAAAGACTGAAACTTCGAAAAAACAATTGGGACTCGGACACATATGAGTTTGATGAGGTGCTTACTGAATTTGCTTCACAGAAGCGTGTGTATGAAGTTGTTGCAAAACCTGTTGTGGAG AGTGTTTTGGAAGGTTATAACGGGACTGTGATGGCCTATGGTCAAACTGGTACCGGAAAAACTTTTACTCTGGGAAGGTTGGGTGATGAAGACACTTCTGCTCGTGGCATAATGGTTCGAGCAATGGAGGATATACTAGAAAATATCTCACCAGAGACAGATTCTGTATCAGTTTCATATTTACAG CTATACATGGAAAGTATCCACGACCTCCTTAATCCAGTAAATGACAATATCTCCATAGTGGAAGATCCAAAAACGGGTGATGTATCGTTACCGGGGGCAACACTTGTCGAAATAGGTGGCCAGCAGAGTTTCATGGAGCTACTACGCATAGGGGAAGCTCATCGCATTGCTGCCAACACCAAATTGAACACCGAATCTTCACGTAGTCATGCTatactcatg GTTCATGTCAAGAAGTCTGTAGGGGGAAAAGAAGCTGATTTTTCATGTGATAATGACAGCTCCTCCCACTTTGGCAGTAATTATGATCCTCCCATGCTCCGAAAAGGGAAACTCGTTGTTGTAGATCTTGCTGGTTCTGAGCGCATACACAAGTCAG GAAGTGAGGGGCATATGTTGGAGGAAGCTAAGTCCATTAATCTCTCACTGAGTGCATTAGGTAAGTGCATAAATGCTCTGGCAGAAAACAGTGCACATGTGCCTGTTCGAGATTCAAAGCTTACAAGGTTGCTTAGAGATTCGTTTGGAG GTACAGCAAGAACTTCATTAATCGTAACCATAGGTCCATCTCCACGCCATCGAGCTGAGACTTCAAGTACCATATCATTTGGGCAAAGG GCTATGAAGGTGGAAAACATGTTGAGAATCAAGGAGGAATTTGATTACAAAAGTTTGTCCAGAAGGCTTGAAATTCAACTCGACAAATTAATGGCTGATAATGAAAGGCAGCAGAAAGCTTTTGATTATGAAGTTGATAGAATAAAATCAGAAGCACAAGACCGCATCTCTGAGGTGGAAACAAACTGCGCAGAAGCTTTAGAG AGGGAAAAGAGGAAATGCCAGATGGATTACATGGAATCAATTAAAGAGCTTGAGGAGAAATGGATGAGCAACTACCAAAAGATTGGGAAGAATGGCTTCACCAATGGCACTACTAGCAGAGAG GGGAATGTAGGATTTGATCGTGCTGAAATTATAGAGCTTAGAAATTTGCTTCAAAATGAATCTTCTATGAGAAAGGCAGCTGAGGAGGAGATTGCTAACCTCAAAAGTCAACTACACCAATTTACAAATCCTGGG GCAGGTGGAAATTCATGCATTTTAGAGCTTCACAAAATGCTTGAAGAAGAGACTCATAAGAGAAAAAGACTGGAGGAGGAAGTTCTTGTTCTGCAAAGTCAGTTGTCACAACAAACTCTTGAAGCTGGCCAG TCCCAGGTAACACATTCACAATTTAGAGATGGGTATGACGGAGAGGGTGCATTGATGACCAATCTCCATGAACAAG TTGGATTGCAAAAGATCTTATCATTGCTAGAATCAGAAGACCCTAACATATGTATGCATGCTGTAAAAGTGGTGGCTAACCTAGCAGCTGAAG AAGATAATCAGGAAAGGATTGTTAAAGCTGGCGGTCTCACTTCATTGCTGATGCTTCTGAGAAACTTTGATGACGAAACTATTTGTAGAGTGGCAGCTGGTGCCATAGCTAATCTTGCAATGAATG AAGCAAACCAAGAAATTATAATGGCTGAAGGTGGAATCAGCCTTTTGGCAATGACAGCGGGAGATGCTGAGGATCCTCAAACTTTGCGCATGGTTGCTGGAGCTATTGCTAATTTATGTGGCAATG ATAGATTACAAATGAGGTTGAGGTCTGAAGGTGGAATCAAGGCCTTGTTAGGAATGGTCAGATGCAGACATCCAGACGTCCTTTGTCAAGTTGCACGCGGAATTGCAAATTTTGCAAAAT GGTCAAGAAGAGGACGTTCTCTTTTGATAGAAGATGGTGCACTTTCATGGATTGTACAAAATGCCAACAGTGAATCATCACATATCAGGCGTCACACTGAGTTGGCACTTTGCCACTTAGCACAGCATG AAGTAAATGCAAAAGACATGATTAGTGGAGGTGCCTTATGGGAACTGGTCCGTATCTCACGGGACTGTTCTCGTGATGACATTAGATCTCTTGCTCGTAGCACTCTGACTTCAAGTCCAACTTTTTATGCTGAAATGCGGCGATTAAGAATCGAGGTATAA
- the LOC141666647 gene encoding kinesin-like protein KIN-UB isoform X1, with product MASSSNIYRNNNNNNNNNNYRNAIKIERAPASSSNLRASSSFKSKLTPSSSNVRRSTPAFIGGSSRHDDSVSGRVRVAVRLRPRNAEESVADADFADCVELQPEVKRLKLRKNNWDSDTYEFDEVLTEFASQKRVYEVVAKPVVESVLEGYNGTVMAYGQTGTGKTFTLGRLGDEDTSARGIMVRAMEDILENISPETDSVSVSYLQLYMESIHDLLNPVNDNISIVEDPKTGDVSLPGATLVEIGGQQSFMELLRIGEAHRIAANTKLNTESSRSHAILMVHVKKSVGGKEADFSCDNDSSSHFGSNYDPPMLRKGKLVVVDLAGSERIHKSGSEGHMLEEAKSINLSLSALGKCINALAENSAHVPVRDSKLTRLLRDSFGGTARTSLIVTIGPSPRHRAETSSTISFGQRAMKVENMLRIKEEFDYKSLSRRLEIQLDKLMADNERQQKAFDYEVDRIKSEAQDRISEVETNCAEALEREKRKCQMDYMESIKELEEKWMSNYQKIGKNGFTNGTTSREGNVGFDRAEIIELRNLLQNESSMRKAAEEEIANLKSQLHQFTNPGAGGNSCILELHKMLEEETHKRKRLEEEVLVLQSQLSQQTLEAGQSQVTHSQFRDGYDGEGALMTNLHEQVGLQKILSLLESEDPNICMHAVKVVANLAAEEDNQERIVKAGGLTSLLMLLRNFDDETICRVAAGAIANLAMNEANQEIIMAEGGISLLAMTAGDAEDPQTLRMVAGAIANLCGNGILDCYHRLQMRLRSEGGIKALLGMVRCRHPDVLCQVARGIANFAKCESRASAQGSRRGRSLLIEDGALSWIVQNANSESSHIRRHTELALCHLAQHEVNAKDMISGGALWELVRISRDCSRDDIRSLARSTLTSSPTFYAEMRRLRIEV from the exons ATGGCTTCTAGTAGCAATATTTATAGaaacaataacaataacaataataataataattacaGAAATGCCATCAAGATCGAACGTGCACCGGCCTCTTCTTCCAATCTTAGAGCTTCTAGTTCTTTTAAATCTAAGCTCACTCCCTCTTCTTCAAATGTTCGTCGTAGTACTCCTGCTTTTATCGGTGGATCATCTCGACACGACGATTCCG TTTCTGGAAGAGTTCGAGTTGCTGTAAGATTAAGACCTCGAAATGCTGAAGAGTCGGTAGCTGATGCTGATTTTGCTGACTGCGTTGAACTGCAGCCGGAg GTAAAAAGACTGAAACTTCGAAAAAACAATTGGGACTCGGACACATATGAGTTTGATGAGGTGCTTACTGAATTTGCTTCACAGAAGCGTGTGTATGAAGTTGTTGCAAAACCTGTTGTGGAG AGTGTTTTGGAAGGTTATAACGGGACTGTGATGGCCTATGGTCAAACTGGTACCGGAAAAACTTTTACTCTGGGAAGGTTGGGTGATGAAGACACTTCTGCTCGTGGCATAATGGTTCGAGCAATGGAGGATATACTAGAAAATATCTCACCAGAGACAGATTCTGTATCAGTTTCATATTTACAG CTATACATGGAAAGTATCCACGACCTCCTTAATCCAGTAAATGACAATATCTCCATAGTGGAAGATCCAAAAACGGGTGATGTATCGTTACCGGGGGCAACACTTGTCGAAATAGGTGGCCAGCAGAGTTTCATGGAGCTACTACGCATAGGGGAAGCTCATCGCATTGCTGCCAACACCAAATTGAACACCGAATCTTCACGTAGTCATGCTatactcatg GTTCATGTCAAGAAGTCTGTAGGGGGAAAAGAAGCTGATTTTTCATGTGATAATGACAGCTCCTCCCACTTTGGCAGTAATTATGATCCTCCCATGCTCCGAAAAGGGAAACTCGTTGTTGTAGATCTTGCTGGTTCTGAGCGCATACACAAGTCAG GAAGTGAGGGGCATATGTTGGAGGAAGCTAAGTCCATTAATCTCTCACTGAGTGCATTAGGTAAGTGCATAAATGCTCTGGCAGAAAACAGTGCACATGTGCCTGTTCGAGATTCAAAGCTTACAAGGTTGCTTAGAGATTCGTTTGGAG GTACAGCAAGAACTTCATTAATCGTAACCATAGGTCCATCTCCACGCCATCGAGCTGAGACTTCAAGTACCATATCATTTGGGCAAAGG GCTATGAAGGTGGAAAACATGTTGAGAATCAAGGAGGAATTTGATTACAAAAGTTTGTCCAGAAGGCTTGAAATTCAACTCGACAAATTAATGGCTGATAATGAAAGGCAGCAGAAAGCTTTTGATTATGAAGTTGATAGAATAAAATCAGAAGCACAAGACCGCATCTCTGAGGTGGAAACAAACTGCGCAGAAGCTTTAGAG AGGGAAAAGAGGAAATGCCAGATGGATTACATGGAATCAATTAAAGAGCTTGAGGAGAAATGGATGAGCAACTACCAAAAGATTGGGAAGAATGGCTTCACCAATGGCACTACTAGCAGAGAG GGGAATGTAGGATTTGATCGTGCTGAAATTATAGAGCTTAGAAATTTGCTTCAAAATGAATCTTCTATGAGAAAGGCAGCTGAGGAGGAGATTGCTAACCTCAAAAGTCAACTACACCAATTTACAAATCCTGGG GCAGGTGGAAATTCATGCATTTTAGAGCTTCACAAAATGCTTGAAGAAGAGACTCATAAGAGAAAAAGACTGGAGGAGGAAGTTCTTGTTCTGCAAAGTCAGTTGTCACAACAAACTCTTGAAGCTGGCCAG TCCCAGGTAACACATTCACAATTTAGAGATGGGTATGACGGAGAGGGTGCATTGATGACCAATCTCCATGAACAAG TTGGATTGCAAAAGATCTTATCATTGCTAGAATCAGAAGACCCTAACATATGTATGCATGCTGTAAAAGTGGTGGCTAACCTAGCAGCTGAAG AAGATAATCAGGAAAGGATTGTTAAAGCTGGCGGTCTCACTTCATTGCTGATGCTTCTGAGAAACTTTGATGACGAAACTATTTGTAGAGTGGCAGCTGGTGCCATAGCTAATCTTGCAATGAATG AAGCAAACCAAGAAATTATAATGGCTGAAGGTGGAATCAGCCTTTTGGCAATGACAGCGGGAGATGCTGAGGATCCTCAAACTTTGCGCATGGTTGCTGGAGCTATTGCTAATTTATGTGGCAATGGTATACTGGATTGTTACC ATAGATTACAAATGAGGTTGAGGTCTGAAGGTGGAATCAAGGCCTTGTTAGGAATGGTCAGATGCAGACATCCAGACGTCCTTTGTCAAGTTGCACGCGGAATTGCAAATTTTGCAAAATGTGAGTCCCGAGCATCTGCTCAAG GGTCAAGAAGAGGACGTTCTCTTTTGATAGAAGATGGTGCACTTTCATGGATTGTACAAAATGCCAACAGTGAATCATCACATATCAGGCGTCACACTGAGTTGGCACTTTGCCACTTAGCACAGCATG AAGTAAATGCAAAAGACATGATTAGTGGAGGTGCCTTATGGGAACTGGTCCGTATCTCACGGGACTGTTCTCGTGATGACATTAGATCTCTTGCTCGTAGCACTCTGACTTCAAGTCCAACTTTTTATGCTGAAATGCGGCGATTAAGAATCGAGGTATAA
- the LOC141666647 gene encoding kinesin-like protein KIN-UB isoform X2 — translation MASSSNIYRNNNNNNNNNNYRNAIKIERAPASSSNLRASSSFKSKLTPSSSNVRRSTPAFIGGSSRHDDSVSGRVRVAVRLRPRNAEESVADADFADCVELQPEVKRLKLRKNNWDSDTYEFDEVLTEFASQKRVYEVVAKPVVESVLEGYNGTVMAYGQTGTGKTFTLGRLGDEDTSARGIMVRAMEDILENISPETDSVSVSYLQLYMESIHDLLNPVNDNISIVEDPKTGDVSLPGATLVEIGGQQSFMELLRIGEAHRIAANTKLNTESSRSHAILMVHVKKSVGGKEADFSCDNDSSSHFGSNYDPPMLRKGKLVVVDLAGSERIHKSGSEGHMLEEAKSINLSLSALGKCINALAENSAHVPVRDSKLTRLLRDSFGGTARTSLIVTIGPSPRHRAETSSTISFGQRAMKVENMLRIKEEFDYKSLSRRLEIQLDKLMADNERQQKAFDYEVDRIKSEAQDRISEVETNCAEALEREKRKCQMDYMESIKELEEKWMSNYQKIGKNGFTNGTTSREGNVGFDRAEIIELRNLLQNESSMRKAAEEEIANLKSQLHQFTNPGAGGNSCILELHKMLEEETHKRKRLEEEVLVLQSQLSQQTLEAGQSQVTHSQFRDGYDGEGALMTNLHEQVGLQKILSLLESEDPNICMHAVKVVANLAAEEDNQERIVKAGGLTSLLMLLRNFDDETICRVAAGAIANLAMNEANQEIIMAEGGISLLAMTAGDAEDPQTLRMVAGAIANLCGNDRLQMRLRSEGGIKALLGMVRCRHPDVLCQVARGIANFAKCESRASAQGSRRGRSLLIEDGALSWIVQNANSESSHIRRHTELALCHLAQHEVNAKDMISGGALWELVRISRDCSRDDIRSLARSTLTSSPTFYAEMRRLRIEV, via the exons ATGGCTTCTAGTAGCAATATTTATAGaaacaataacaataacaataataataataattacaGAAATGCCATCAAGATCGAACGTGCACCGGCCTCTTCTTCCAATCTTAGAGCTTCTAGTTCTTTTAAATCTAAGCTCACTCCCTCTTCTTCAAATGTTCGTCGTAGTACTCCTGCTTTTATCGGTGGATCATCTCGACACGACGATTCCG TTTCTGGAAGAGTTCGAGTTGCTGTAAGATTAAGACCTCGAAATGCTGAAGAGTCGGTAGCTGATGCTGATTTTGCTGACTGCGTTGAACTGCAGCCGGAg GTAAAAAGACTGAAACTTCGAAAAAACAATTGGGACTCGGACACATATGAGTTTGATGAGGTGCTTACTGAATTTGCTTCACAGAAGCGTGTGTATGAAGTTGTTGCAAAACCTGTTGTGGAG AGTGTTTTGGAAGGTTATAACGGGACTGTGATGGCCTATGGTCAAACTGGTACCGGAAAAACTTTTACTCTGGGAAGGTTGGGTGATGAAGACACTTCTGCTCGTGGCATAATGGTTCGAGCAATGGAGGATATACTAGAAAATATCTCACCAGAGACAGATTCTGTATCAGTTTCATATTTACAG CTATACATGGAAAGTATCCACGACCTCCTTAATCCAGTAAATGACAATATCTCCATAGTGGAAGATCCAAAAACGGGTGATGTATCGTTACCGGGGGCAACACTTGTCGAAATAGGTGGCCAGCAGAGTTTCATGGAGCTACTACGCATAGGGGAAGCTCATCGCATTGCTGCCAACACCAAATTGAACACCGAATCTTCACGTAGTCATGCTatactcatg GTTCATGTCAAGAAGTCTGTAGGGGGAAAAGAAGCTGATTTTTCATGTGATAATGACAGCTCCTCCCACTTTGGCAGTAATTATGATCCTCCCATGCTCCGAAAAGGGAAACTCGTTGTTGTAGATCTTGCTGGTTCTGAGCGCATACACAAGTCAG GAAGTGAGGGGCATATGTTGGAGGAAGCTAAGTCCATTAATCTCTCACTGAGTGCATTAGGTAAGTGCATAAATGCTCTGGCAGAAAACAGTGCACATGTGCCTGTTCGAGATTCAAAGCTTACAAGGTTGCTTAGAGATTCGTTTGGAG GTACAGCAAGAACTTCATTAATCGTAACCATAGGTCCATCTCCACGCCATCGAGCTGAGACTTCAAGTACCATATCATTTGGGCAAAGG GCTATGAAGGTGGAAAACATGTTGAGAATCAAGGAGGAATTTGATTACAAAAGTTTGTCCAGAAGGCTTGAAATTCAACTCGACAAATTAATGGCTGATAATGAAAGGCAGCAGAAAGCTTTTGATTATGAAGTTGATAGAATAAAATCAGAAGCACAAGACCGCATCTCTGAGGTGGAAACAAACTGCGCAGAAGCTTTAGAG AGGGAAAAGAGGAAATGCCAGATGGATTACATGGAATCAATTAAAGAGCTTGAGGAGAAATGGATGAGCAACTACCAAAAGATTGGGAAGAATGGCTTCACCAATGGCACTACTAGCAGAGAG GGGAATGTAGGATTTGATCGTGCTGAAATTATAGAGCTTAGAAATTTGCTTCAAAATGAATCTTCTATGAGAAAGGCAGCTGAGGAGGAGATTGCTAACCTCAAAAGTCAACTACACCAATTTACAAATCCTGGG GCAGGTGGAAATTCATGCATTTTAGAGCTTCACAAAATGCTTGAAGAAGAGACTCATAAGAGAAAAAGACTGGAGGAGGAAGTTCTTGTTCTGCAAAGTCAGTTGTCACAACAAACTCTTGAAGCTGGCCAG TCCCAGGTAACACATTCACAATTTAGAGATGGGTATGACGGAGAGGGTGCATTGATGACCAATCTCCATGAACAAG TTGGATTGCAAAAGATCTTATCATTGCTAGAATCAGAAGACCCTAACATATGTATGCATGCTGTAAAAGTGGTGGCTAACCTAGCAGCTGAAG AAGATAATCAGGAAAGGATTGTTAAAGCTGGCGGTCTCACTTCATTGCTGATGCTTCTGAGAAACTTTGATGACGAAACTATTTGTAGAGTGGCAGCTGGTGCCATAGCTAATCTTGCAATGAATG AAGCAAACCAAGAAATTATAATGGCTGAAGGTGGAATCAGCCTTTTGGCAATGACAGCGGGAGATGCTGAGGATCCTCAAACTTTGCGCATGGTTGCTGGAGCTATTGCTAATTTATGTGGCAATG ATAGATTACAAATGAGGTTGAGGTCTGAAGGTGGAATCAAGGCCTTGTTAGGAATGGTCAGATGCAGACATCCAGACGTCCTTTGTCAAGTTGCACGCGGAATTGCAAATTTTGCAAAATGTGAGTCCCGAGCATCTGCTCAAG GGTCAAGAAGAGGACGTTCTCTTTTGATAGAAGATGGTGCACTTTCATGGATTGTACAAAATGCCAACAGTGAATCATCACATATCAGGCGTCACACTGAGTTGGCACTTTGCCACTTAGCACAGCATG AAGTAAATGCAAAAGACATGATTAGTGGAGGTGCCTTATGGGAACTGGTCCGTATCTCACGGGACTGTTCTCGTGATGACATTAGATCTCTTGCTCGTAGCACTCTGACTTCAAGTCCAACTTTTTATGCTGAAATGCGGCGATTAAGAATCGAGGTATAA
- the LOC141666647 gene encoding kinesin-like protein KIN-UB isoform X3, whose amino-acid sequence MASSSNIYRNNNNNNNNNNYRNAIKIERAPASSSNLRASSSFKSKLTPSSSNVRRSTPAFIGGSSRHDDSVSGRVRVAVRLRPRNAEESVADADFADCVELQPEVKRLKLRKNNWDSDTYEFDEVLTEFASQKRVYEVVAKPVVESVLEGYNGTVMAYGQTGTGKTFTLGRLGDEDTSARGIMVRAMEDILENISPETDSVSVSYLQLYMESIHDLLNPVNDNISIVEDPKTGDVSLPGATLVEIGGQQSFMELLRIGEAHRIAANTKLNTESSRSHAILMVHVKKSVGGKEADFSCDNDSSSHFGSNYDPPMLRKGKLVVVDLAGSERIHKSGSEGHMLEEAKSINLSLSALGKCINALAENSAHVPVRDSKLTRLLRDSFGGTARTSLIVTIGPSPRHRAETSSTISFGQRAMKVENMLRIKEEFDYKSLSRRLEIQLDKLMADNERQQKAFDYEVDRIKSEAQDRISEVETNCAEALEREKRKCQMDYMESIKELEEKWMSNYQKIGKNGFTNGTTSREGNVGFDRAEIIELRNLLQNESSMRKAAEEEIANLKSQLHQFTNPGAGGNSCILELHKMLEEETHKRKRLEEEVLVLQSQLSQQTLEAGQSQVTHSQFRDGYDGEGALMTNLHEQVGLQKILSLLESEDPNICMHAVKVVANLAAEEDNQERIVKAGGLTSLLMLLRNFDDETICRVAAGAIANLAMNEANQEIIMAEGGISLLAMTAGDAEDPQTLRMVAGAIANLCGNGILDCYHRLQMRLRSEGGIKALLGMVRCRHPDVLCQVARGIANFAKWSRRGRSLLIEDGALSWIVQNANSESSHIRRHTELALCHLAQHEVNAKDMISGGALWELVRISRDCSRDDIRSLARSTLTSSPTFYAEMRRLRIEV is encoded by the exons ATGGCTTCTAGTAGCAATATTTATAGaaacaataacaataacaataataataataattacaGAAATGCCATCAAGATCGAACGTGCACCGGCCTCTTCTTCCAATCTTAGAGCTTCTAGTTCTTTTAAATCTAAGCTCACTCCCTCTTCTTCAAATGTTCGTCGTAGTACTCCTGCTTTTATCGGTGGATCATCTCGACACGACGATTCCG TTTCTGGAAGAGTTCGAGTTGCTGTAAGATTAAGACCTCGAAATGCTGAAGAGTCGGTAGCTGATGCTGATTTTGCTGACTGCGTTGAACTGCAGCCGGAg GTAAAAAGACTGAAACTTCGAAAAAACAATTGGGACTCGGACACATATGAGTTTGATGAGGTGCTTACTGAATTTGCTTCACAGAAGCGTGTGTATGAAGTTGTTGCAAAACCTGTTGTGGAG AGTGTTTTGGAAGGTTATAACGGGACTGTGATGGCCTATGGTCAAACTGGTACCGGAAAAACTTTTACTCTGGGAAGGTTGGGTGATGAAGACACTTCTGCTCGTGGCATAATGGTTCGAGCAATGGAGGATATACTAGAAAATATCTCACCAGAGACAGATTCTGTATCAGTTTCATATTTACAG CTATACATGGAAAGTATCCACGACCTCCTTAATCCAGTAAATGACAATATCTCCATAGTGGAAGATCCAAAAACGGGTGATGTATCGTTACCGGGGGCAACACTTGTCGAAATAGGTGGCCAGCAGAGTTTCATGGAGCTACTACGCATAGGGGAAGCTCATCGCATTGCTGCCAACACCAAATTGAACACCGAATCTTCACGTAGTCATGCTatactcatg GTTCATGTCAAGAAGTCTGTAGGGGGAAAAGAAGCTGATTTTTCATGTGATAATGACAGCTCCTCCCACTTTGGCAGTAATTATGATCCTCCCATGCTCCGAAAAGGGAAACTCGTTGTTGTAGATCTTGCTGGTTCTGAGCGCATACACAAGTCAG GAAGTGAGGGGCATATGTTGGAGGAAGCTAAGTCCATTAATCTCTCACTGAGTGCATTAGGTAAGTGCATAAATGCTCTGGCAGAAAACAGTGCACATGTGCCTGTTCGAGATTCAAAGCTTACAAGGTTGCTTAGAGATTCGTTTGGAG GTACAGCAAGAACTTCATTAATCGTAACCATAGGTCCATCTCCACGCCATCGAGCTGAGACTTCAAGTACCATATCATTTGGGCAAAGG GCTATGAAGGTGGAAAACATGTTGAGAATCAAGGAGGAATTTGATTACAAAAGTTTGTCCAGAAGGCTTGAAATTCAACTCGACAAATTAATGGCTGATAATGAAAGGCAGCAGAAAGCTTTTGATTATGAAGTTGATAGAATAAAATCAGAAGCACAAGACCGCATCTCTGAGGTGGAAACAAACTGCGCAGAAGCTTTAGAG AGGGAAAAGAGGAAATGCCAGATGGATTACATGGAATCAATTAAAGAGCTTGAGGAGAAATGGATGAGCAACTACCAAAAGATTGGGAAGAATGGCTTCACCAATGGCACTACTAGCAGAGAG GGGAATGTAGGATTTGATCGTGCTGAAATTATAGAGCTTAGAAATTTGCTTCAAAATGAATCTTCTATGAGAAAGGCAGCTGAGGAGGAGATTGCTAACCTCAAAAGTCAACTACACCAATTTACAAATCCTGGG GCAGGTGGAAATTCATGCATTTTAGAGCTTCACAAAATGCTTGAAGAAGAGACTCATAAGAGAAAAAGACTGGAGGAGGAAGTTCTTGTTCTGCAAAGTCAGTTGTCACAACAAACTCTTGAAGCTGGCCAG TCCCAGGTAACACATTCACAATTTAGAGATGGGTATGACGGAGAGGGTGCATTGATGACCAATCTCCATGAACAAG TTGGATTGCAAAAGATCTTATCATTGCTAGAATCAGAAGACCCTAACATATGTATGCATGCTGTAAAAGTGGTGGCTAACCTAGCAGCTGAAG AAGATAATCAGGAAAGGATTGTTAAAGCTGGCGGTCTCACTTCATTGCTGATGCTTCTGAGAAACTTTGATGACGAAACTATTTGTAGAGTGGCAGCTGGTGCCATAGCTAATCTTGCAATGAATG AAGCAAACCAAGAAATTATAATGGCTGAAGGTGGAATCAGCCTTTTGGCAATGACAGCGGGAGATGCTGAGGATCCTCAAACTTTGCGCATGGTTGCTGGAGCTATTGCTAATTTATGTGGCAATGGTATACTGGATTGTTACC ATAGATTACAAATGAGGTTGAGGTCTGAAGGTGGAATCAAGGCCTTGTTAGGAATGGTCAGATGCAGACATCCAGACGTCCTTTGTCAAGTTGCACGCGGAATTGCAAATTTTGCAAAAT GGTCAAGAAGAGGACGTTCTCTTTTGATAGAAGATGGTGCACTTTCATGGATTGTACAAAATGCCAACAGTGAATCATCACATATCAGGCGTCACACTGAGTTGGCACTTTGCCACTTAGCACAGCATG AAGTAAATGCAAAAGACATGATTAGTGGAGGTGCCTTATGGGAACTGGTCCGTATCTCACGGGACTGTTCTCGTGATGACATTAGATCTCTTGCTCGTAGCACTCTGACTTCAAGTCCAACTTTTTATGCTGAAATGCGGCGATTAAGAATCGAGGTATAA